A window of the Aeromicrobium phoceense genome harbors these coding sequences:
- a CDS encoding rhodanese-like domain-containing protein codes for MSDSHVPHVTVAEVPDPLPADWLVLDVREPHEWAAGHVESALHIPLGQLPLHVGELDPQRPLLVVCHLGQRSARATAWLTSIGHHAVNLDGGMDAWEAAGRPVVT; via the coding sequence ATGAGCGACTCCCACGTGCCCCACGTCACCGTGGCCGAAGTGCCCGATCCGCTGCCGGCGGACTGGCTCGTACTGGACGTCCGCGAGCCCCACGAGTGGGCCGCCGGGCACGTCGAGTCGGCGCTGCACATCCCCTTGGGACAGCTGCCGCTGCACGTCGGCGAGCTCGATCCGCAGCGTCCCCTGCTGGTGGTGTGCCACCTCGGCCAGCGGTCGGCGCGAGCCACCGCCTGGCTGACGTCGATCGGCCACCACGCGGTGAACCTCGACGGCGGGATGGACGCTTGGGAGGCGGCCGGTCGGCCCGTCGTGACGTGA
- a CDS encoding DUF5926 family protein, with translation MGKKSRGTKPAKQRMPFVARTFEGLPSEGDWVAMREFVPSATARVGLRDGGTVRICSLLPGAGAGLVRPDGEIWVGLQVMHNHGDISRDLAHVIEVARETEPGTPIRMTPPGVGARLQDLIDPDGSFEIELHDGFDWWLVEEDRGSSAAASALEEANATVAPTTRLTATDSAYVTEMGDHAYLRWIMLDEEGPLLDAFARLRATGTDSLGEGTKLIGIFRAHGLLVPVWELDGVGATELDAAVPDFVAVLDGAKAQAAELSAAERTARRDLVSRQVTIR, from the coding sequence ATGGGCAAGAAGTCGCGAGGAACCAAGCCGGCCAAGCAGCGCATGCCGTTCGTGGCACGCACCTTCGAGGGACTCCCGTCCGAGGGTGACTGGGTCGCGATGCGCGAGTTCGTCCCGTCGGCCACGGCCCGCGTGGGCCTGCGCGACGGAGGAACCGTCCGGATCTGCTCGCTGCTGCCGGGTGCCGGCGCCGGGCTCGTGCGTCCCGACGGCGAGATCTGGGTCGGCCTGCAGGTCATGCACAACCACGGTGACATCAGCCGCGACCTGGCCCACGTCATCGAGGTGGCGCGCGAGACCGAGCCGGGCACGCCCATCCGCATGACGCCCCCGGGCGTGGGCGCCCGCCTGCAGGACCTCATCGATCCCGACGGCTCCTTCGAGATCGAGCTGCACGACGGCTTCGACTGGTGGCTCGTCGAGGAGGACCGCGGCTCGTCCGCGGCCGCGTCGGCGCTCGAGGAGGCCAACGCCACCGTCGCGCCCACCACGCGCCTCACCGCCACCGACTCCGCCTACGTCACCGAGATGGGCGACCACGCGTACCTGCGCTGGATCATGCTCGACGAGGAGGGCCCGCTGCTCGACGCGTTCGCCCGCCTGCGCGCCACCGGCACCGACTCGCTCGGCGAGGGCACCAAGCTGATCGGCATCTTCCGCGCCCACGGCCTGCTGGTGCCCGTCTGGGAGCTCGACGGCGTCGGGGCCACCGAGCTCGATGCCGCCGTCCCGGACTTCGTCGCCGTGCTCGATGGGGCCAAGGCGCAGGCCGCCGAGCTGTCCGCAGCCGAGCGCACGGCCCGCCGCGACCTGGTCAGCCGACAGGTCACCATTCGCTGA
- a CDS encoding TetR/AcrR family transcriptional regulator, translated as MAKSASSTRRERTLAAIVRHARLLTDERGLDGFTMEELAEAAGVSRRTLFNYVPGKLDAVLGPDQDPDEAIVATFLSGGPTGDLLVDVKELVRTSLEAEVPDPAELAAVRRILRRDHRLMSAVHERFVERARKLSEAIEHREGKAVDPLDLRLIGNLILTLCDAALDESLADPSQTVAHHFDRAFAATSALFGTRRA; from the coding sequence ATGGCAAAGAGTGCAAGTTCGACGCGGCGTGAGCGCACCCTCGCGGCGATCGTGCGCCATGCCCGCCTGCTGACCGACGAACGCGGTCTGGACGGCTTCACGATGGAGGAGCTGGCCGAGGCCGCGGGCGTCTCGCGCCGGACCCTGTTCAACTACGTGCCGGGCAAGCTCGACGCCGTGCTCGGCCCGGACCAGGACCCCGACGAGGCGATCGTCGCCACGTTCCTGTCCGGCGGCCCGACCGGTGACCTCCTGGTCGACGTGAAGGAGCTCGTGCGCACCTCGCTCGAGGCCGAGGTGCCCGACCCGGCCGAGCTCGCAGCGGTCCGCCGCATCCTGCGCCGCGACCATCGACTGATGTCGGCGGTGCACGAGCGCTTCGTCGAACGCGCCCGGAAGCTCTCCGAGGCGATCGAGCACCGCGAGGGCAAGGCCGTCGACCCGCTGGACCTGCGACTCATCGGCAACCTGATCCTCACCCTGTGCGACGCCGCCCTCGACGAGTCGCTCGCCGACCCGTCGCAGACGGTCGCCCATCACTTCGACCGCGCCTTCGCCGCGACGAGTGCCCTGTTCGGCACCCGTCGCGCCTGA
- a CDS encoding ATP-binding protein, with product MVESRDVVRLPFESSTPGIARTKLAAFLTRNRTDLAAIDNALIVLSEMIANAVAHGTPDDDGAMEISWAIENGHLLLSVRDFGRGSGADLVPRPFDEDSLGGRGLSIISRVADNWSVDLSEGTCVRAELTLA from the coding sequence ATGGTGGAGAGTCGCGACGTGGTGCGACTGCCCTTCGAGTCTTCCACCCCGGGCATCGCCCGCACGAAGCTGGCGGCGTTCCTGACCCGCAACCGCACCGATCTGGCCGCCATCGACAACGCCCTCATCGTGCTGAGCGAGATGATCGCGAACGCCGTCGCCCACGGCACCCCCGACGACGACGGGGCTATGGAGATCTCCTGGGCGATCGAGAACGGTCACCTCCTGCTGAGCGTTCGCGACTTCGGCCGCGGCTCCGGCGCCGACCTCGTGCCGCGCCCCTTCGACGAGGACTCCCTCGGTGGCCGCGGCCTCTCGATCATCAGCCGGGTCGCCGACAACTGGTCGGTCGACCTGAGTGAGGGCACCTGCGTGCGCGCCGAGCTCACGCTGGCCTGA
- a CDS encoding beta-phosphoglucomutase family hydrolase, whose amino-acid sequence MDWNDYDAALFDLDGVITPTAEVHETAWGRMFNDFLAGHPDAEPYTDADYFAYVDGKPRYEGVRSFLESRGIELPYGDPSDDPAAETVCALGNRKNDYFREVLRTEGVEAYPGSIRLLDALEERGVKAALVSSSRNARPVLEAAGITERFEVIIDGEVAAAEHIAGKPRPDTYAAAAERLGVPTQRSVVLEDAVSGVQAGAAGDFGLVVGVDRGAGAETLRENGADVVVSDLAELL is encoded by the coding sequence GTGGACTGGAACGACTACGACGCCGCGTTGTTCGACCTCGACGGAGTGATCACGCCCACCGCCGAGGTCCACGAGACGGCCTGGGGCCGGATGTTCAACGACTTCCTCGCGGGGCACCCGGACGCCGAGCCCTACACCGACGCCGACTACTTCGCGTACGTCGACGGCAAGCCGCGCTACGAGGGCGTGCGCTCGTTCCTCGAGTCGCGCGGCATCGAGCTGCCGTACGGCGACCCGTCGGACGATCCCGCAGCCGAGACCGTCTGCGCGCTCGGCAACCGCAAGAACGACTACTTCCGCGAGGTGCTGCGGACCGAGGGGGTCGAGGCGTACCCCGGCTCGATCCGGCTGCTCGACGCCCTCGAGGAGCGCGGCGTCAAGGCCGCCCTCGTGTCCAGCTCGCGCAACGCCCGGCCCGTGCTCGAGGCCGCCGGCATCACCGAGCGCTTCGAGGTGATCATCGACGGCGAGGTAGCGGCCGCCGAGCACATCGCCGGCAAGCCCCGTCCCGACACGTACGCCGCCGCAGCCGAGCGCCTCGGCGTTCCCACGCAGCGGTCGGTCGTCCTCGAGGACGCCGTGTCCGGCGTCCAGGCGGGCGCCGCCGGCGACTTCGGCCTCGTCGTGGGCGTCGACCGCGGCGCCGGCGCCGAGACGCTGCGCGAGAACGGTGCCGACGTGGTCGTCTCGGACCTGGCGGAGCTCCTGTGA
- a CDS encoding glycoside hydrolase family 65 protein, whose product MSSHEAPLADDFLDRVRWPADPWRLVETEPDQTDLGVTETLFAVGNGYLGMRGNVTEGRDSHTHGTFVNGFHETWKIHHAEEAYGFARVGQTIVNAPDAKVIRLYVDDEPLLLSVADLLEYERAIDFREGVLRREILWRTPSNKRVRVVATRMVSFAQRHLAVLEFEVTMLDDSAPIAISSQILNRQDGEDEYHVRSKSMGEGHDPRKSEGFDRRVLEPRHSWGDADQGRVSLGFRCSDSGMTLAVAADHQLETSLDYTTRVQVEDDLAKVTYRIAAQPGETIRLTKLVAYHTSRGVPVRELVDRCRRTLERAAQDGVARLHEAQAAWLSDFWARSDVEVPGHTAIQQAIRWNLFQVAQASARAEGAGIPAKGVTGSGYSGHYFWDTEVYVLPFLTYTNPDHARNALRFRHSLLDAGRRRAREMSQSGALFPWRTINGEEASAFFAAGTAQYHIDADIAYAVTQYYLATGDEDFMIRQGIDILVETARMWVDLGFWRDEEVGTFHIHGVTGPDEYTTVVNDNMFTNVMARFNLGAAAFAVKRLAERDEIAYQRMITRLALQDHEITDWERAARNMAIPYDEALGVHPQDQHFLEREVWDLDHTPLDKRPLLLNYHPLVIYRFQVIKQADVVLALYLQGHHFTSEQKRANFEYYDPITTGDSTLSAVVQSIIAAEVGYRDLAYRYFLGALFVDLADRHKNATDGVHVASTGGVWGVLAGGFGGFRDHSGDFSIDPRLPEAWDELTYRVTLHGTRVRVTVRREELELFVEDQQPDAQGRLVDPTFFVRKRSITVKPGEPVVVPLEGQGPVIEGTPPPVSGRRRADGTIITAIVPGG is encoded by the coding sequence ATGAGCTCGCACGAGGCCCCCCTGGCGGACGACTTCCTCGACCGGGTGCGCTGGCCGGCCGATCCGTGGCGGCTCGTCGAGACCGAGCCCGACCAGACCGACCTCGGCGTCACCGAGACGCTCTTCGCGGTCGGCAACGGCTACCTCGGCATGCGCGGCAACGTCACGGAGGGCCGCGACTCCCACACCCACGGCACGTTCGTGAACGGCTTCCACGAGACGTGGAAGATCCACCACGCCGAGGAGGCATACGGGTTCGCGCGCGTCGGCCAGACGATCGTCAACGCACCCGACGCCAAGGTGATCCGGCTCTACGTCGACGACGAGCCGCTGCTGCTGAGCGTCGCCGACCTGCTCGAGTACGAGCGCGCCATCGACTTCCGCGAGGGGGTGCTGCGGCGCGAGATCCTGTGGCGCACCCCGTCGAACAAGCGCGTGCGCGTCGTGGCCACCCGGATGGTGTCGTTCGCCCAGCGCCACCTCGCGGTGCTGGAGTTCGAGGTCACGATGCTCGACGACAGCGCCCCCATCGCGATCTCGTCGCAGATCCTCAACCGCCAGGACGGCGAGGACGAGTACCACGTCCGTTCGAAGTCCATGGGCGAGGGACACGACCCCCGCAAGTCCGAGGGCTTCGACCGGCGAGTGCTCGAGCCCCGGCACAGCTGGGGCGACGCCGACCAGGGCCGGGTGTCCCTGGGCTTCCGGTGCTCCGACAGCGGCATGACCCTGGCCGTCGCGGCCGACCACCAGCTCGAGACCTCCCTGGACTACACGACCCGGGTCCAGGTCGAGGACGACCTGGCGAAGGTGACGTACCGGATCGCGGCCCAGCCGGGCGAGACGATCCGGCTCACGAAGCTGGTCGCCTACCACACGTCCCGCGGCGTTCCGGTGCGCGAGCTCGTCGACCGCTGCCGCCGCACGCTCGAGCGCGCGGCGCAGGACGGCGTCGCGCGGCTGCACGAGGCGCAGGCCGCGTGGCTGTCCGACTTCTGGGCCCGGTCCGACGTCGAGGTCCCCGGGCACACCGCCATCCAGCAGGCGATCCGCTGGAACCTCTTCCAGGTGGCGCAGGCCAGCGCCCGCGCCGAGGGGGCGGGCATCCCCGCGAAGGGCGTCACCGGCTCGGGCTACAGCGGTCACTACTTCTGGGACACCGAGGTCTACGTCCTGCCGTTCCTGACCTACACGAACCCCGACCACGCCCGCAACGCCCTGCGATTCCGGCACAGCCTGCTCGACGCGGGCCGGCGCCGCGCGCGCGAGATGTCGCAGTCGGGTGCCCTCTTCCCGTGGCGCACGATCAACGGCGAGGAGGCCTCGGCCTTCTTCGCGGCGGGCACCGCGCAGTACCACATCGATGCCGACATCGCGTATGCCGTGACGCAGTACTACCTCGCCACCGGCGACGAGGACTTCATGATCCGCCAGGGCATCGACATCCTCGTCGAGACCGCGCGGATGTGGGTCGACCTGGGGTTCTGGCGCGACGAGGAGGTGGGCACGTTCCACATCCACGGCGTCACCGGTCCGGACGAGTACACCACCGTCGTGAACGACAACATGTTCACGAACGTCATGGCGCGGTTCAACCTCGGCGCGGCGGCGTTCGCCGTGAAGCGGCTCGCCGAGCGCGACGAGATCGCTTACCAGCGCATGATCACCCGGCTCGCGCTCCAGGACCACGAGATCACCGACTGGGAGCGCGCCGCCCGCAACATGGCGATCCCCTACGACGAGGCGCTCGGCGTCCACCCGCAGGACCAGCACTTCCTCGAGCGTGAGGTCTGGGACCTCGACCACACGCCGCTGGACAAGCGTCCGCTGCTGCTGAACTACCACCCGCTGGTGATCTACCGGTTCCAGGTGATCAAGCAGGCCGACGTCGTGCTGGCCCTCTACCTGCAGGGCCACCACTTCACGTCGGAGCAGAAGCGCGCCAACTTCGAGTACTACGACCCGATCACCACGGGCGACTCCACGCTGTCCGCCGTGGTGCAGTCGATCATCGCCGCCGAGGTCGGGTACCGCGACCTGGCCTACCGCTACTTCCTCGGCGCGCTCTTCGTCGACCTGGCCGACCGCCACAAGAACGCCACCGACGGTGTGCACGTGGCCTCGACCGGAGGCGTCTGGGGCGTCCTGGCCGGAGGGTTCGGAGGGTTCCGCGACCACAGTGGCGACTTCTCGATCGACCCGCGCCTGCCCGAGGCCTGGGACGAGTTGACCTACCGCGTGACGCTGCACGGCACCCGGGTCCGGGTCACCGTGCGTCGCGAGGAGCTCGAGCTGTTCGTCGAGGACCAGCAGCCCGACGCGCAGGGCCGGCTCGTCGACCCCACGTTCTTCGTGCGCAAGCGCTCGATCACCGTGAAGCCCGGCGAGCCCGTGGTGGTGCCGCTGGAGGGTCAGGGCCCCGTGATCGAGGGCACCCCGCCGCCGGTGTCGGGCCGCCGTCGCGCCGACGGCACGATCATCACCGCGATCGTCCCCGGCGGCTGA